A window from Maribacter dokdonensis DSW-8 encodes these proteins:
- a CDS encoding hybrid sensor histidine kinase/response regulator transcription factor codes for MLKVFRKICLKPVRITKPLLVIFGLFFSFTVEAQENFYFDHIGTDDGLSQSDVNCIYQDSYGFMWFGTHDGLNRYDGYSFSVFKPDQKSTNINSNLIYAMTGDDNGNLWIGSTGDGLFYYDKKKETFRQFKYNKEDDHSISSNYITRLYIDSKNRLWIATKEDVNMVDLSVSVDSVKFEKFKFVIKDTDERQDGSVINSIYENSDGEILLGGHLGIYQLKLDAGGKSYFKLISDEIGFGTESVGVIAQDRYNKYIVGTGQGLFVQNNDKDQKFIKIREGNFTSLAFDDMNHIWAGTDNGLLYFDNSSSLKQPQLIKTFSYKPEDKNSISKNIITSLFIDRTGILWVGTNGGGVNKFDPNRKKFKHVKRNLKENSLSYDKIRSIFEDSNGTFWVGTEGGGLNKGESDKEKYAAFTSTNELRKVFALEEITIKNRKFLLAGGQSHPYLFKIDITNPKNYTPKITKLEGIHRSVFSLLNDSQDNLWIGTYSGGLYRWIKDVDGNYSKQNFKENTNDVNSLANNIVRNIYEDSKGNMWIATGDGLSQLTITEKYKEDPKFKNYKKDEEDPNSLSHNYILSLFENRKGELWIGTFGGGLNKLIPGENGEEATFKNYSIAQGLPNNVIKAILEDEQGHLWVSTNKGLSMFDTEQEIFKNFDVSDGLQDSEFQELASLKRKDGELVFGGINGFNAFYPREINDNKTAPETVVTKLSIFNEEVAVGEEINGRVLLEENISEVKDITLDYSENSFSFEFSSLHFSAPIKNQYAYKLEGFDNDWVYASSDKRFATYTNIEPGNYTLKVKSSNNDGLWDNTPYTLQLTVRPPIYRTTVAYIIYGLLLLLLLAGLWRFTIISNTKKHQLELEHLEKEKNDELQTLKLDFFTNISHEFKTPLTLIKAPLEYLLSSKEEIGASNLKEQYQLMHKNTNYLLRLVNQLLDFRKINQGKMSLVVRHTDIVFFIKEVAEPFQLLAFKKSVKFNIVSSQEHFKTWFDHNALEKVINNLLSNAFKFTPEGGEIIVEIDIDKNGPTEKENVIIKVKDNGLGISDVKKNIIFEKYYTEKENEKVNSKGVGIGLAFTKSLVELHLGSISVENNEGGGSCFTVTLPTDKQAYENAEDISCKEITDNDYLVRSSEAESLAIDLNDELEDYNLSKVRSKNPVLLIVDDNPDIIQFIKQVMGKTYTVFEANNGERGMEIAKKVLPNIIITDVVMPVMGGIEFCEMIKTTNITSHIPVIMLTAKTSQESEIEGLSHGADAYLKKPFNVQVLELKVANILKDREELRKRFKKEITLQPKEVTVTSLDEKFLQQAVETVEKHMMNTDFNVEMLVKEMGHSRSNLYLKFKELTGLSSSEFIRNIRLKRAIQLLDNSDFSVKEIMFRTGFNTASYFSKCFKKEFGVVPSEYIKKTKVEQD; via the coding sequence ATGCTTAAGGTCTTTAGAAAAATATGTTTGAAACCAGTAAGGATAACAAAGCCACTTTTGGTGATTTTTGGGTTGTTCTTTTCCTTTACAGTAGAGGCACAGGAAAACTTCTATTTTGATCATATTGGTACAGATGATGGTCTTTCGCAAAGTGATGTGAATTGTATATATCAAGATTCCTATGGCTTCATGTGGTTTGGTACACACGATGGATTAAATAGATATGATGGATATTCTTTCTCCGTTTTTAAACCTGATCAAAAAAGCACGAACATAAACAGTAACCTTATTTACGCCATGACTGGTGATGATAATGGAAATCTGTGGATTGGTAGTACCGGTGATGGTCTATTTTATTATGATAAAAAGAAAGAAACTTTTAGGCAGTTTAAATATAATAAAGAAGACGACCATAGTATTTCTAGTAATTACATAACACGTCTATATATTGATAGCAAAAATAGACTGTGGATAGCCACTAAGGAAGATGTCAACATGGTTGACCTCTCGGTATCTGTGGATAGTGTAAAGTTTGAAAAGTTCAAGTTTGTAATCAAGGACACCGATGAGCGACAAGATGGTAGTGTAATCAATTCTATATATGAAAATTCTGATGGCGAGATACTTTTGGGCGGTCATTTAGGTATATATCAGCTAAAACTAGATGCTGGCGGTAAATCTTATTTTAAACTGATTAGTGATGAAATCGGTTTTGGTACAGAATCGGTAGGTGTAATAGCACAAGACAGATATAACAAATATATTGTTGGTACAGGGCAGGGGTTGTTTGTCCAAAATAATGATAAGGATCAAAAATTTATAAAAATCAGAGAAGGAAACTTTACGTCTTTAGCTTTTGATGATATGAACCACATTTGGGCCGGTACTGATAACGGGCTGTTGTACTTTGATAATTCTTCTAGCTTAAAGCAACCCCAGTTAATAAAAACCTTCAGCTATAAGCCAGAAGATAAAAATAGCATTAGCAAAAATATTATTACCTCTTTGTTCATAGATAGAACAGGTATTTTATGGGTAGGTACCAATGGTGGCGGAGTAAACAAGTTTGATCCAAACAGAAAAAAGTTTAAACACGTAAAGCGCAATTTAAAAGAGAACAGTCTTAGTTATGATAAAATAAGATCAATTTTTGAAGATAGTAACGGTACATTTTGGGTAGGTACAGAGGGTGGTGGTTTAAATAAAGGTGAATCTGATAAAGAGAAATATGCCGCATTTACTTCAACTAATGAATTAAGAAAAGTTTTTGCCCTTGAAGAGATTACCATAAAAAATAGAAAATTTCTTTTGGCGGGCGGTCAAAGTCATCCGTACTTGTTTAAAATAGATATTACAAATCCTAAAAACTACACTCCTAAAATTACTAAACTAGAAGGTATTCACAGAAGTGTATTCAGTCTCTTGAACGATTCTCAAGATAATTTATGGATAGGTACTTATTCAGGCGGTTTATACCGCTGGATTAAAGACGTGGATGGAAATTATTCAAAGCAGAATTTTAAGGAAAATACCAATGATGTTAACTCCTTGGCCAACAATATTGTAAGAAATATTTATGAAGATAGTAAGGGGAATATGTGGATCGCAACGGGCGATGGACTTAGTCAGCTAACAATTACCGAAAAATATAAAGAGGATCCAAAATTCAAGAATTACAAAAAGGATGAAGAGGATCCAAATTCATTAAGCCACAATTATATTTTATCACTTTTTGAAAATAGAAAAGGAGAGCTTTGGATAGGTACATTTGGTGGTGGATTAAATAAACTTATACCAGGGGAAAATGGTGAAGAAGCGACGTTCAAAAACTATAGTATAGCCCAAGGTTTGCCTAATAATGTAATAAAGGCAATTTTAGAAGATGAACAAGGTCATTTATGGGTTTCTACCAATAAAGGACTGTCCATGTTTGATACTGAACAAGAAATCTTTAAGAATTTTGATGTTTCGGACGGCTTGCAGGATAGTGAGTTTCAAGAATTGGCCTCTTTAAAAAGAAAGGATGGTGAATTGGTTTTTGGCGGCATCAACGGTTTTAACGCATTTTATCCAAGGGAAATAAATGATAACAAAACAGCACCGGAAACGGTAGTTACCAAACTATCTATTTTCAACGAAGAGGTAGCTGTAGGCGAAGAAATAAACGGTAGGGTTTTATTAGAAGAAAATATATCCGAGGTAAAGGATATTACTTTAGATTATAGCGAGAATAGCTTTTCATTTGAATTTTCTTCCTTACATTTTTCTGCACCAATAAAGAACCAATACGCATATAAGTTAGAAGGTTTTGATAATGATTGGGTATATGCAAGTTCGGACAAAAGGTTTGCTACTTATACTAACATTGAACCTGGTAATTATACCTTAAAGGTAAAATCATCCAATAACGATGGCCTTTGGGATAATACACCGTACACCTTACAATTAACTGTTAGACCGCCTATTTACAGAACTACGGTGGCATATATTATTTATGGCCTTTTACTATTGCTTCTTTTGGCCGGTTTATGGAGGTTTACCATAATTAGTAATACCAAAAAACATCAACTGGAACTGGAACACTTGGAGAAAGAGAAAAACGATGAACTGCAAACTTTAAAGCTTGATTTTTTCACCAATATTTCGCACGAGTTCAAGACCCCGCTTACTTTGATCAAAGCTCCTTTAGAGTATTTGTTAAGCAGTAAGGAAGAAATTGGGGCATCTAATCTGAAAGAGCAATATCAATTAATGCATAAGAACACCAACTACCTTTTAAGGTTGGTGAACCAATTGTTAGATTTTAGAAAGATCAACCAAGGTAAGATGTCACTTGTTGTTAGGCATACGGATATTGTATTTTTTATAAAGGAAGTGGCGGAGCCCTTTCAGTTATTGGCATTTAAAAAATCGGTCAAGTTCAACATTGTCTCAAGTCAAGAACATTTTAAAACTTGGTTCGATCATAATGCATTGGAAAAGGTGATAAACAATCTTCTGTCCAACGCCTTCAAATTTACTCCTGAGGGTGGTGAGATCATAGTAGAAATCGATATTGACAAAAATGGACCTACAGAAAAAGAAAATGTTATCATTAAAGTAAAGGATAACGGACTGGGTATTTCAGATGTTAAGAAGAATATCATTTTTGAGAAGTATTATACGGAGAAAGAGAACGAAAAAGTAAACTCCAAAGGTGTTGGTATAGGTCTTGCGTTTACCAAAAGTTTGGTAGAGTTGCACTTAGGCAGTATTTCCGTTGAAAATAATGAAGGTGGAGGGTCTTGTTTTACAGTGACCTTACCAACGGATAAACAAGCATACGAAAATGCGGAAGATATCAGCTGTAAAGAAATAACGGATAACGATTATTTGGTAAGATCTTCTGAGGCCGAGTCCTTGGCAATAGATTTGAATGATGAACTAGAAGATTACAATTTATCTAAGGTTAGATCTAAAAACCCCGTATTGCTTATTGTAGATGATAATCCAGATATCATACAGTTCATAAAACAGGTCATGGGTAAAACCTACACGGTCTTTGAAGCCAATAATGGTGAACGTGGTATGGAGATAGCTAAAAAAGTGTTGCCCAATATTATAATCACGGATGTAGTTATGCCGGTTATGGGCGGTATTGAGTTCTGTGAAATGATAAAAACAACCAATATTACCAGTCATATTCCGGTAATAATGTTGACTGCCAAGACTTCGCAAGAGAGTGAGATAGAAGGTTTATCACACGGAGCAGATGCCTATTTAAAGAAACCGTTCAATGTACAGGTATTAGAGCTTAAAGTAGCCAATATTCTTAAAGATAGGGAAGAGTTGCGTAAAAGATTCAAGAAAGAAATTACGTTACAGCCTAAAGAAGTTACCGTAACCTCATTAGATGAAAAGTTTTTGCAGCAAGCGGTTGAAACGGTAGAGAAACATATGATGAATACTGATTTTAATGTAGAGATGTTGGTAAAGGAAATGGGGCATAGTAGAAGTAATCTTTACCTAAAGTTCAAGGAGCTTACCGGTTTGTCTTCAAGTGAGTTCATAAGGAATATTCGATTAAAACGAGCCATTCAACTTCTGGACAATAGTGATTTTTCCGTAAAGGAAATTATGTTCAGAACGGGGTTCAATACCGCCTCCTATTTTTCTAAATGTTTTAAAAAAGAATTTGGTGTAGTACCTAGTGAATACATTAAGAAAACAAAAGTGGAACAAGATTAA